One window of the Cryptomeria japonica chromosome 7, Sugi_1.0, whole genome shotgun sequence genome contains the following:
- the LOC131856941 gene encoding uncharacterized protein LOC131856941, which produces MKYLYDMRLELFKVQNSDTTQHILAVVKAFEQFELFIHDQPFLVRSDFNNLQSFLNATTKKKVARNRLLRWAEYLTQFDYKTEDLKGSKNVFADFLSREFNGSKN; this is translated from the coding sequence ATGAAGTACCTGTACGATATGCGTCTGGAACTTTTCAAGGTGCAGAACAGCGATACCACTCAACACATATTGGCAGTGGTAAAAGCttttgaacagtttgaactgtTCATTCATGATCAGCCGTTCCTGGTACGGTCTGACTTTAACAACCTGCAATCTTTTCTGAATGCAACAACCAAGAAAAAGGTTGCAAGGAACCGGCTTCTCCGGTGGGCTGAGTATCTAACTCAGTTCGATTATAAAACTGAAGACTTAAAGGGAAGTAAAAATGTCTTTGCAGATTTCCTATCAAGAGAGTTCAATGGCTCTAAGAATTAG